In Pirellulales bacterium, the DNA window GCGACTTGCTGATCGTCGACGGCGGTGATCACGTCGCCCACTTTCAGCCCTGTGCTTGCCGCCGGGCTGTCTTCATCGATCTCGGTGACGAGCAGCCCGCCGTCCTGAGGCTTGCCTGTGATGCCGTGCCAGGTCTGGCCGATGCGGCGCGAGCTCAACAGATCGGCCGCGATCACGAGCACGCTATCGACGGGAATGGCGAAGCCGATCAACTGGGCGCCGGCTCGCACGGCCACGTTCACGCCGATCATATCGCCGTCGATATTCAAGAGCGGCCCGCCGGAGTTGCCCGGATTGATCGCTGCATCGGTCTGGATCAGATCGTCGTAGCCTTGCATGTCGCTGACTTGCACCGAGCGGTGCAAGGCGCTGATGATCCCTTGCGTAACGGTGTGCGAGTATCCGTAGGCGTTGCCCACGGCAATCACGGTCTCGCCTAGCATCAGGTCATCCGAGGTGCCAATGGGAATGACGGGCAGGGGATGTCCGGCGTCGACGTGAATGATAGCCAGGTCGGTGGCGACATCATACGAGATCAGCTTCGCCACGTACGTCGATTCGTCGGAGAGCGTGACGTTGATGCGGGGAACGTTGTCGACGACGTGATGGTTCGTGATAATGTAGCCCCGCGGATCGACGACAACGCCCGTACCCATGCCGTTGACGCGGCGCAAGTTCTCGGGCTGTCCCGCGTGAGCATCGTCGACGGGAACCGATTTTTCGCCGTGAATGTTGACGATCGCGCCCTTGGCCCGGTCGACGGCGGCCACGATGGGTGTGCGGCGCAGCTCGGCGGCGTGGGTCGAACAAAGGCAGCCGGCGAGCAGCGTGATGGCCAGGCCGGCCGATGCCCAGCGCACACCCGCACGGCTACGAGAGAGTCGATTCGGCATGGAAAGTCGATCGTGGGTCAGATGTCAGGGCGTGCGGGCCACTGGGGCGGGGCCGCGATACCGCGCGGGATGTCTCACTCGTGCGTTGGGCGCTTGCTCGCGGGCGCGAACGGGATCGCTTTCCCACAAGCTCACGGCTCACTGGTCGCTCGCGGGCGGTCGGCCCCTCGTGAAGGGGGATCCGCCAGGCTGGCCGCGGGCTCGGCGGCACAACCTATGGGAGCTAAATCGGAACGACCGCTAACATCGCTTCAGATGCGAGACCCGAGATCGGTACAAACTACCTAGTCGAGCAAACTCACGAAGTTCGCTCCGGGCGTGGCATCACCCAAAACCGTGACAGCGTACGGAGGCATCGCCGAGGTGCCGTCGGCGTTGGGCCCGCAAAGTTTGCGCGGACTCACAAGTCGCGGCGATCACCGGTGCAGTGGCTGGCCGTGCTGTCGCGCAGTGCTACTAGCATCGCGATTACTCGGTGCGCAAGCGGATCGACTGGGGCCCAACCCATTCGTCCGAGTCCTGGTCGAAACCATCGTAGCGCACCATGTGCAGACCATACCAGGCGCGCAGCACCCGAGCCGGATACCACTCGCCGTCGGTTTCCCATTTCACCTCGACCGCGTCTCCTTCAGCGAATTGCGCCGGATGGTACGGACGCACCCGTTCCGGCCCGACCCATTCGTCGGTCGCGTCGTCGGCATGAACGTAATGCACCTCGAGCTGGTCGCCGTCGGCGTCGATCGATTCGGCTCTGTACCAGCGGTCGTTGAATTCGACTTCGATCCGCAGCCCGACGCGCGGGGTCACTTCCCCATCGGTCGTTGCGATGCGTGTGCGGCGGGGAAATTCCTTGGTCGCGAGAAACATCGATTTCTGCCCTTCGACGAAGGCCAGCTCTAGTTCGCCGTAATGCGCCAACTCCTGCAGATTGACGGTGCCATTGCCGTCAAGGTCGACGCGCGGGTCACCATCCAGAGCCGCCAACAGGCAATCGCTGTACGTCCAATTACCCGTCGACGTGTTGTGGGCATACGACGAAGTGAAGACGGCGTAAGCGATGTCGGTTTCGCGGCGCGAACGGACCTCGTCGTACAAGGCGCCCGAGTGACAGCAATCGGCCAAGAGCAGCACGCGGTCGCCGCCGAAACGAGCTTCGATCGTGTCGATGATTTCGTGAACGCCCCAAGCGCTCGAATACGCGTCGCCCGCGTCATAATTGGCGAACCACGTTTTGTTCGAGTCTGGATCGCGGCTGCCGTGCCCACAGAAATAGAAGATGAGCAGGTCTCCCTCGTCGGTTTCGTCGAGGGTGCGCTTGAACGCTTCTTGAATGGCAGCCTTCGTTGCCTGGGCGTCCTGCAGGTACGTAATCTGGTCATCGGGCACCCCCGCTTCACGGAAGCGCGCGACGAGCTGCTCGTCGCGGCGGT includes these proteins:
- a CDS encoding trypsin-like peptidase domain-containing protein; its protein translation is MPNRLSRSRAGVRWASAGLAITLLAGCLCSTHAAELRRTPIVAAVDRAKGAIVNIHGEKSVPVDDAHAGQPENLRRVNGMGTGVVVDPRGYIITNHHVVDNVPRINVTLSDESTYVAKLISYDVATDLAIIHVDAGHPLPVIPIGTSDDLMLGETVIAVGNAYGYSHTVTQGIISALHRSVQVSDMQGYDDLIQTDAAINPGNSGGPLLNIDGDMIGVNVAVRAGAQLIGFAIPVDSVLVIAADLLSSRRIGQTWHGITGKPQDGGLLVTEIDEDSPAASTGLKVGDVITAVDDQQVARAVDLERAMLGHQAGEDVKLSVQHEKRSTSLKLILANVPDRHKATDATWELVGLKLTPMPQAQFNRLGTRYRGGLTVTAVRPDSPAARQGIRRGDVLVGMHRWETTNMNHVAYVLGRPEFAKLEPIKFFIVRGHETLSGQLTVAQRRDRP
- a CDS encoding agenet domain-containing protein; translation: MRRAICCFVLVVIATSYGATRVRADDGEDEVDWNPDRTHVFCVGLLQWEREDIYASFPACMVDRRDEQLVARFREAGVPDDQITYLQDAQATKAAIQEAFKRTLDETDEGDLLIFYFCGHGSRDPDSNKTWFANYDAGDAYSSAWGVHEIIDTIEARFGGDRVLLLADCCHSGALYDEVRSRRETDIAYAVFTSSYAHNTSTGNWTYSDCLLAALDGDPRVDLDGNGTVNLQELAHYGELELAFVEGQKSMFLATKEFPRRTRIATTDGEVTPRVGLRIEVEFNDRWYRAESIDADGDQLEVHYVHADDATDEWVGPERVRPYHPAQFAEGDAVEVKWETDGEWYPARVLRAWYGLHMVRYDGFDQDSDEWVGPQSIRLRTE